The DNA region AACGGCAGGGCAGGTCTGCAAAATGGCAGGGCAGAGCAGCAGACCAGCGCTGCAGTGCGGAAGACCAGAGTGGCAGGGCAAGTCTGCAGAGTGACAGACCAGAGTAGCAGAACAGATCTACAGAGTGGTAGACCAGATCAGTAGGTCTGCAGAAAGGAAGACCAGATCTACATAGCAGAATGACCAAGTCtgcagaaaggaagaccaggtctgcagagcagaatGACCAGGTCTGCAAAAAGGAAGACTAGGTCtgcagaaaggaagaccaggtctgtagagcagaatgaccaggtctgcagaaaggAATACCAGGTCTGTTCGAGCAGGTCtgcagaaaggaagaccaggtctgcagtgGGACAGACCAGACAGCGACCAGGcaagctgaccgaggcctgcgagtagcagtttccttgaaacagattcacccaccTTCGGCTGTGATTCGAGGTTTActtgggtcgtctgtttcccaggatataaCGATCAAccgtgaactccaccaagcaTTGGTGGTCACGACGAATTGAGTGGCACCCGAATACTACCACGAGCACTCTGCCGAGCAAGAGTTGCACGATAGAGGAGGGGAATGTGGAGGAGAGCTTCTGCCTTCTTCGCTGTGTTATCTGCGTAACCTTTTGCCTGtggtcgcagcctccttatataggagctcaagaccAAAGGACAACAATAGAACCAGGGGTGCTCTGGTTATGACGTTGTGCTCTTTGACTGAGGTGCCAGGTTCGAGCACCCCCCTGCGCAGGCTCTTATCAATTAAGTGGTACCGTTCACCCAAAAATCTCTTCGGGGGTTTCTGATAAGGGGTCGTTTCGGCGGTAGTGTCTGTAACTATAAAAAGTTTACTCATACAATTTAGCCCCCACGGCTGGATCAGCTGGTAGGGTGCTTGGACGCTTGCATCGAAGGTCGTAGGGTCGAGGGTTGCCAGCTGCACACGGGTGTAAAACCTCGGTTGCTTAAATTCCACTCAACCCCCAGTTACCCCTCCCGCCCAGCTTAACCGTGATTTACCCCCTCTGGACATCTGTGGGGCCGGACCTAGGGGGACCGCTAaggtggcggttccacctttttgatgttgggttccacctttttgatgttggttattccacttgggcaaatcttGTCCCTACCGGTCCGACATTCGTGTGCGTAGGTCGcgctcgcgcacgagtcaacttggttcagtgcaatctgggccttggatttgcacccccctgcgcacccacgcgtgagggagagcctctccccatgcatttgttcacatcctcaatgtatgtgaatcaacaTAAACCAACAAAGATGCCAAGAAACTCccaatatgggactaaagtctcatgcacaatagagcttcttctcttcctcctcttctccattcacacttattcaacaattatTTGTCTGTGCACGAATCTTAAAGTATTTCAAAAAAATGAtagactataaaaatattctGACACTTTTCCTAAAATGAACCCACAAGCTCTGTGTTTGGCACAGAGGAAACTTCTACTATACAGTTTGCATGTAGAATATTTTCTGTCATGCGTGCCATAAGACACCAAAAAGGAATATGAGACCGTTGGATTGAGGGGTTGTATGCTTACATGTCAAACCGATCGAGTTCCTCCTATGACCTGATCGATAATCGCTCATAAGGATTCAGTCAATTGGACTTGTAAAGTGTTGTCAACAACTCGTCATTCACTCGACCTATTTGTTTAGCCAAAGGATTTAATCAGACCGGACATCTATTCTGTTAGATTGGACTATAGATCCAATCGGCTGGACTACTCGACCTAGTTAATTATAATCGTGTTATTTTTCAATTGACAAATAAGTCTTGGCTCTAGAGAGTGTTGACTCGTCTTGAGTTATTCGTCAATATTTAGAGACTCGACGTCCGATAAACCCAATGGTCTGGTCAGATAACCTAATGTGCTCGACGTCCAACCGATCCAAATGGTCCGGTCAGATTACCTCTCGGCCACGATGATTGACTGTACTAACTTCAAAGATTGATATTTCCTTAACTTTGACCGTCATGTCAATCAATCCTATTAATTTTTACCTAACTCGAAAACTCCACATCATCTATTGCATGACTTAGTTATTTATTAGAGGGTCTGACTTTTAAACCGTGATCCCACAAAAGTTTTTGTTTAGACTAATGGCTTAACATgagatgtttaaattttgtaaaacACCAGTAAACCCTTAATCAATCACACATACACACTGTAAGTAATTAATTACTAaagtattaattaattttgaatattaatgAAAAATGGCGGGTTCGAATGGATCCGTTCCCGGCAAATTCTTTCATTTTCTATGTACAAATAAATACTCAATACTTTGCTCTGTTCATTCAAAACCCTTCCTCGTCTCGCTTCCTCCAAAAAAAACAGAGAGAGAGGGTTCCAATGGCCGCTGGATTTCTCCATTTCTCGCTGCCAGCCTTGTGGGCCAGAAAGCGCCGGCGAACGGAGCGCCGTCGCTCTTCGCCTCCGCCGTCTCCTGTCCTCAGTCAAGATGAGGAGGACTGCATCCTCGGCCTCCTCAAGCTGTCGCGTGCCCCGCTCGCCCCTCACGGCGGGGTTCAGCAGCCGACAGAACCAAAGCAACAGCCAGCGCTTCTTACCCGATCGTCGCCTCCGCCGACGATACAGCAGCAAGAGCAGTCTCTGCTCTTGTCCCCGGCGCTGAAACAGCATCGGAAGAAGGAGCCGCTTCCTCCTCCAACGCCTTCGACCGATGATCTGCGCCTCTACAAGTGTTCAGAATGCGGCAGAGGATTCACTTCGTACCAGGCCCTTGGCGGCCACAAAAGCAGCCACCACCGGAAACGCCCAGCGCCTAGCCCCCCGTCGGAAAAGCAGCGACACGTGAAGGCGAGAAGATCAATAGCGATGCCATCGACTTCACTTATGGAGTGATCGCCGAAGAAGCGACTAGGCATCGATCTCAACCAGCCGGTGATAGTTGGCCGCCGATGAATCTCCTTACTCTCTTCTCtgctttaatttcaatttaggGCAATGAGTTTGATTCATTAATTTCTTGCTACTACAAAACTAATTGTTGTAGTTTCTgttcatatttaaaaattttgtacatcACATAGTTTGTAAAATCGCGATCCGgttcgtaggatcgtacgatcctacgatcctaagacccaaaatcgatccaggatcgtaTAGAATCGAGTTTTACAGCAGGATCGCAGCAGGATCgataggatcggtaggatcggaacagGATCGATAGGATCGTAACAGGATCGGAGCAAAAAAACACATTTGAATGCGTTTCTGATTGATATTTCTGTCTGTAATTGTTTAAAATGCGTTGGTTTTGATTTCCTATTATTGATTTCGGGCATTTGAACACCATCATTAATTTTAATGTTAACACCCACTCAAATTCATATTTAGTCTTAttgtatattaaataaataaaataaattttaaatgtatACTCGTAATtccataatattattattttaaatatatttattactaaaaaaaatttatcttcTCTTACCAGTGttgttatttaaaaataaaatttattataaatttgaaaACAGTACAacctagaaaaaaaaatcatagttacataaaattaaaataacataTAAATTAAACGTTCGGAAATATATAAAATACTAATTCCGGCATATTTTAAGAATTCACAAAATTGCTTAAATTAGCCGATTGGAATTTAtcgatttttttatataaaatttaatcatttaaagaccatatatatatatataatttggtcAGACAgttgagaattttttattttttgattttttttataaaatgttttttaaattgaATATTGTTAATATATAGATGCTATAACATTCACATATTGATTATAAATACTAACTAAATATTATAACACTCATATAGATGCTctctgtttttttcttttttctttttattttttaaaaccaaaacaCTCGCCCAAATAATGCTGTGTGGTGATTAATTCCCAAATTTACATCTTTCTACCCCAAAGAAATATAAAGTTTACTTCTTATAACAttgaataatatatttttttttctcactgCCCGTTCTCACCTTCAATAATCAAGTTAATATGAAAGTAAAACTGAAtattaactaaaaaatttaaattaaaaacctACTAAAGGAGAGATTAGTCGTGAACTCGAGACCGTTACTTAGATGGCAATTTAGATAGATCAAATTAAATCGGATTCATATTGgattaggaatttttttttaagtctcAATCAGAATTCGATCCGAACccaaattcaatttgaaatctttaaacctaaatctaaactCGATCCAAATAATCTGAAAACCCAATTCAAAAGATTGATATCGctataaataaaattatcttaattttagaaataaaattttatttaacttaaaaaaatacccACTAACTAATGAAACTCTAAATTCAGGTTAAATCGGATCGATCCATATTCGACCCAAAATATTTCAATCCAAAATTTCTTCAATCCAAACTCAATctgaatttaaaaattttcaattcaaacctatttttttttatcgattCATGTCGAATTATCGGatcgaatttatttatttatttatttattttttttaccccCTTAATTTACAACCAGACCGGTCTGGTTCCCATCAGACGCGGCATCTGGCTTTCCTTTGGATTATCGAGCTAACCATATCGGCCGAACCGGCCGATCCGGTTCGATCCGAACCGATCCAAAGTCGAGCACGGTGGGTAGCGTTGGAGCGCAGTAGGTGGGAGCTGGAGCGGACATGCAACTGCGCCGTCAAAACTGAAAAGTCACCGCAAGCAAAGGTAGAGCATGAGCATGACCCACTGACGACTCGCATCTCCAACTGTCCACCGCACGCAACTACAATTTACGCCTGTGGTCCACCAAATTAATCAGTCACTAACAAAGCACGCTTTGTTCTTCTTTTTTATCCGTATGCTTCCAGCTTAAGCTAATCGTCCTAAATTTATGCTCCATCTCATCGACAAAATAGCTGGTTACTTCTTGGAAATGGCGTCCCTCTTTTGATGATATCTTGAAGGAATATGATTACATTTTTCTGTTTTTTTGAGAGAACGAAGAACATAATTGAAGCGCTGAGAATTTGAGAAAAAGATTGTGTTTTTACTACTAGTGTCAAGAGGGGAATTATGTGTCTGTTCTACAGTTTGATTCATAGATTCTCCGGCAAATGGATCGTTTGTGTTTGCTGGAATTTCCGATTGAATTGAATCGAAGGACTGTGGTTCTGAAGCAATGAGATCGGCTTTTGCTGTCGCTGCGGCAGATTCATCCTCGTTGGATCTCACTGTGATCCAATAGCCATCGGTTTCCCAATTGATCGCCTGAGAGACGTTGCCGGCGAGTCGCCGGAGCCTCTCCCTCGGTCTGTCGGAGtggttctcttcttcttcttcttcttgggagTCCCACATTCCCTGCTCCAGCGTGCTCTTCGGGGAGACCCAAACTTGGTCGGCTGGAGGGGAGGTGTTTTCCGGCGAGCAAGTCGTCTTGGAGACGAACGGGTGCCGCAGCAGCTTCTCCGCCGTCCACCGCTCCCGCGCGTCCCTCCTCAAACACTTCGCCACGAAGTCCCTGGCCTCCGGCGACAACCATCCGGGGCACTCGGGGACGTCCGCCGTGAACCCGGCGCGGTGCAGGGCCGCGACCGGGTCGGTGATGTCGGGCCACGGCGGCCGCCCCGTGGCCATCTC from Zingiber officinale cultivar Zhangliang chromosome 4B, Zo_v1.1, whole genome shotgun sequence includes:
- the LOC121978366 gene encoding mitogen-activated protein kinase kinase kinase 18-like, with the translated sequence MAIGEWRRGPTIGRGSTATVSAAVASPSGLVFAVKSADLCFSAPLQREQAILSSLRRHPNVVSCLGSDVAAGVYNLFLEYAPLGSLYDRIAARGGRIKEAEIRSYAGDLLHGLAHLHAAGVAHCDVKTRNVLLWPGGGAKLADFGCARRTSGAAPSVAGTPMYMAPEAARGEEQGAPADVWALGCTVVEMATGRPPWPDITDPVAALHRAGFTADVPECPGWLSPEARDFVAKCLRRDARERWTAEKLLRHPFVSKTTCSPENTSPPADQVWVSPKSTLEQGMWDSQEEEEEENHSDRPRERLRRLAGNVSQAINWETDGYWITVRSNEDESAAATAKADLIASEPQSFDSIQSEIPANTNDPFAGESMNQTVEQTHNSPLDTSSKNTIFFSNSQRFNYVLRSLKKTEKCNHIPSRYHQKRDAISKK
- the LOC121978365 gene encoding uncharacterized protein LOC121978365; this translates as MAAGFLHFSLPALWARKRRRTERRRSSPPPSPVLSQDEEDCILGLLKLSRAPLAPHGGVQQPTEPKQQPALLTRSSPPPTIQQQEQSLLLSPALKQHRKKEPLPPPTPSTDDLRLYKCSECGRGFTSYQALGGHKSSHHRKRPAPSPPSEKQRHVKARRSIAMPSTSLME